In Leptospira perdikensis, a single genomic region encodes these proteins:
- a CDS encoding TolC family protein: MKPIISFLLLIGPMALYAESIGFGDLWKRIEENSSARKSKYLEWKAGEIAKERTDKHWLPRVYTDLRTFQTNDPTLNFMGKLSQRSATDSDFSTASTRYRPGNFLDSNNQSYSTLNSDTMNLFAKDTLNYPGSHTYSRGTLGMDFPLYEGGSGKTLATINEKRSAGLKFEWFAVRDREFAQTGFYYRAIQTLNEYKERLEKIRKIESKFQSNYSLGNKGNPVGYVGYLALKSIKNQISILEKQSDLQINDYKETLYVLSDLPPSEIEIIESDLNEFLNVHFKRPVTYERSNQMNAQIKYAEGEKLKTDMEMAKFLPKVGVYSEAYGYQGSRNIANAYQAGVYLQMNLYNPKDMGVVEESKLNAEAALKKIEEKTKEEEAHIKSLFQKEVSLAESLTLVKETVKYQDEQIVNMQKLFQSGAITAIQFAETLNKSLELSRVLMETEIAVLQVRTETSIFSNKEEPNESIGRN, translated from the coding sequence ATGAAACCTATCATTAGCTTTTTGCTTTTGATCGGTCCGATGGCTCTCTATGCAGAGTCCATCGGTTTTGGTGATTTGTGGAAACGAATTGAAGAAAATTCATCAGCTAGAAAATCCAAATATTTGGAATGGAAAGCCGGTGAAATTGCCAAAGAACGCACCGACAAACATTGGTTACCTAGAGTTTATACCGATTTACGTACTTTCCAAACGAATGATCCGACACTCAATTTTATGGGTAAACTGAGCCAGCGAAGTGCTACTGATTCTGATTTTTCTACTGCTTCTACACGATATAGGCCGGGAAACTTTTTGGATTCGAATAACCAATCTTATTCGACATTAAATTCAGATACTATGAATCTTTTTGCTAAAGATACATTGAACTATCCAGGAAGTCATACTTATTCACGTGGTACTCTTGGAATGGATTTTCCTTTATATGAAGGTGGATCAGGTAAAACACTCGCGACTATAAATGAAAAAAGGTCAGCGGGTTTAAAGTTTGAATGGTTTGCCGTCCGAGATAGAGAGTTTGCACAAACAGGGTTTTATTATAGAGCCATCCAAACATTAAATGAATACAAAGAGAGATTAGAGAAAATTAGAAAAATTGAATCTAAGTTTCAGTCCAACTATTCTCTCGGAAATAAAGGAAACCCTGTTGGGTATGTTGGATACTTAGCGTTAAAATCAATCAAAAATCAAATTTCCATTTTGGAAAAACAATCGGATTTACAAATCAATGATTACAAAGAGACTTTATATGTCCTTTCCGATCTTCCCCCTTCTGAAATAGAGATCATTGAATCTGATTTGAATGAATTTTTAAATGTTCATTTTAAACGGCCTGTAACTTACGAAAGATCCAACCAAATGAATGCTCAAATCAAATATGCAGAAGGCGAAAAACTAAAAACCGATATGGAGATGGCGAAGTTTTTACCAAAGGTTGGTGTTTATTCAGAAGCTTATGGATACCAAGGTAGTAGGAATATTGCAAACGCCTATCAGGCGGGAGTATATCTACAAATGAATCTTTATAATCCAAAAGATATGGGTGTTGTGGAAGAATCTAAACTCAATGCAGAAGCTGCTTTAAAAAAAATAGAAGAGAAAACTAAAGAAGAAGAGGCCCATATAAAATCACTCTTTCAAAAAGAAGTCTCACTTGCTGAGAGTTTAACGTTAGTGAAAGAAACGGTAAAATACCAAGACGAACAAATTGTTAATATGCAAAAACTTTTTCAAAGTGGTGCGATAACTGCCATTCAATTTGCAGAAACACTGAATAAATCTTTAGAGCTTTCTCGCGTTCTGATGGAAACAGAAATTGCAGTTCTCCAAGTCAGAACAGAAACATCGATATTTTCAAATAAGGAAGAACCAAATGAATCCATTGGAAGAAATTAA